A region from the Medicago truncatula cultivar Jemalong A17 chromosome 6, MtrunA17r5.0-ANR, whole genome shotgun sequence genome encodes:
- the LOC25496384 gene encoding metacaspase-1, translating to MASRYEAEVKLSSAYNLKNVNWRNGSNKPYGVVWIDPKNKFSTKVDENGDTEANWDQTLIIPLPPQPIEDLTLYIDIVHAGSEPDTKPLIGSARLKLVEVLDDVGIGERASRSLTLKRPSGRPHGKVDVKVIIREPGYRGSGEYYAPPYGVPPPQASSRDYNYNPSAPGYGNPYGAPPQNYGYSAAPPGGYPYNAGPQTAPPGGYPYNAGPQTTGYEPGYGSSYGQGSSYGYGQVEEKKKSKFGGMGTGLAVGAVAGVLGGVALVEGAEYLEDKIADDAADKVEDDLGYDDDDGGYDGDDF from the coding sequence atggctTCACGCTATGAAGCTGAAGTGAAACTTTCATCAGCTTACAATCTCAAAAACGTGAACTGGCGTAACGGCTCAAACAAACCATATGGCGTCGTATGGATTGATCCAAAGAACAAATTCTCAACCAAAGTTGATGAAAATGGAGACACAGAAGCAAATTGGGACCAAACTCTCATAATCCCTTTACCACCTCAACCTATTGAAGATCTTACTCTTTACATCGACATCGTTCATGCCGGCTCGGAGCCAGACACCAAGCCACTCATCGGCTCAGCTCGGCTTAAATTAGTTGAAGTTCTAGATGATGTTGGGATCGGCGAGCGTGCCAGCCGATCCCTAACGTTGAAAAGACCATCAGGAAGACCACATGGGAAAGTTGATGTTAAAGTAATAATTAGAGAGCCAGGCTATCGTGGGTCGGGTGAGTACTACGCTCCTCCTTATGGTGTTCCTCCACCTCAGGCGTCGTCGAGGGATTATAATTATAATCCCTCTGCTCCTGGATATGGAAACCCTTATGGTGCACCGCCGCAGAATTATGGTTATTCTGCAGCGCCACCTGGAGGGTATCCTTATAATGCAGGGCCTCAAACTGCGCCACCTGGTGGTTATCCTTATAATGCGGGGCCTCAGACTACTGGGTATGAGCCAGGGTACGGGTCGTCATATGGACAAGGGAGTAGTTATGGGTATGGACAAGTggaggaaaagaagaaaagtaaGTTTGGTGGGATGGGGACAGGATTGGCTGTGGGTGCAGTTGCTGGGGTGTTAGGTGGAGTTGCACTTGTGGAAGGTGCTGAGTATCTTGAGGATAAGATTGCTGATGATGCAGCTGATAAAGTTGAAGATGATCTTggttatgatgatgatgatggtggttatgatggtgatgatttctAG